In the Sandaracinus amylolyticus genome, CGTCGTCGATGCCGCCGGTGAGCGTCAGGCACGACGCGTCCGTCGCGCGCTCGCCGCTCCCGAGCGCGCGCACGTCGCTCCGCCTCGCCAGCGCGCGCACCGCCTGGAAGCGCGCGAGGGTCTTCATCCAGAAGAAGCTGGGATCGCGGCTCATGTAGCCGATGTTCTTCCGCGCGTACGCCACGAAGCGCTGCCCCGACGAGCGACGTGGAACGTTCATGCGAGCCGCACATCGACACGATCAGGTGCATCCAAAGAGCGCGTGTGGCGGAGAATTTCCCCGCGCTCGACGCGACGTGTGCGCAGACCACCTCGCGATGCGCCGTCGCGAGCGCGCGACGTGCTAGCAGTAGCCGCATGTCCGATGCGCTCTCCGCGCTGGAGCGAGCCGAGCTCCCGCCTTCTCCCCGCCGCGTCTTCTGCAACCGCACCCTGAACTTCCGCGGCATCGAGGCGATCGGCTTCGACATGGACTACACGCTCGTGCACTACCACGTGCACGTCTGGGAGCAGCGCGCGTACGAGCACCTCAAGCGCCGGCTCGTCGCGCGTGGGTTCCCGATCGACCACCTCGAGTTCGATCCCGACATCGCCGCGCTAGGCCTCATCCTCGACGTGCCGCGTGGCAACCTCGTCAAGGCGAACCGCTTCGGCTACGTGAAGCGCGCCGCGCACGGCACGCGCATCATGTCCTTCGAGGACCAGCGCGCCGCGTACGAGCGCACCGTCGTCGATCTCGCCGACCAGCGCTGGATGTTCCTCAACACGCTCTTCTCGCTGAGCGAGGCGTGCATGTTCGCGCAGCTCGTCGACCTGCTCGACGAGGGCAAGCTGCACGTCCAGCGGCTCTCGTCGCCCGGTGTCGACCCCGCCGATCCCGCGGGCGAGGGCGTGATGAGCTACCTGCAGCTCTACGAGGTCGTGCGCCGCAGCCTCGACGCGACGCACATGGAGGGCGAGCTCAAGGCGGAGATCATCGCCGCGCCCGAGCAGTACGTGCAGCTCGACGAGGAGCTCCCGCTCGCGCTCAAGGACCTGCGCGCCGCCGGCAAGAAGCTCGTGATCATCACGAACTCCGAGTGGCACTACACGCAGGCGATGATGCGCTACGCGTTCGATCGCTACATGCCCGAGGGGCAGACCTGGCGCGACCTCTTCGACCTCGTGATCGTCGCCGCGCGCAAGCCCGCGTTCTTCACCGAGCGCATGCCGGCGTTCGAGGTGCTCGACGAGGCGGGACGGCTCTTCCCGGTGCAGGGCAAGCTGCAGCTCGGCAAGGCGTACCTCGGCGGCAACGCGCGGCTCGTCGAGTCGAGCCTCGGCATCCCCGGTGAGTCGCTGCTCTTCGTGGGCGATCACATCTTCGCCGACGTGAACGTCAGCAAGAGCGTCAATCGCTGGCGAACCTGTCTCGTGCTGCGCGACCTCGAGGGCGAGCTCGCCGCGCTCGAGTCGTTCAAGCCGGTGCAGCGCGAGCTGAGCGCGCGCATGCACGACAAGGAGCTGCTCGAGCACCGGTACTCGCAGCTCCGCCTCGTGCTGCAGCGGCTCGAGCAGGGCTACGGGCCGGTGCCCGAGGGCGTGACGATCGGCGCGCTGCGGGCCCGCATGCGCGAGCTGCGCGCGGAGCTGGTCGCGCTCGACGAGCGCATCGGGCCGCTCGCACGGCAGTCGGGCGAGCTCGTGAGCAGCCGGTGGGGCCTCTTGCTGCGCACCGGGAACGACAAGAGCCATCTCGCGCGGCAGATCGAGCGGCACGCGGACGTGTACACGTCGCGGGTCTCGAACTTCCTGTACTCGACCCCGTTCGTCTATCTGCGCTCGCCGCGCGGCTCGCTCCCCCACGACTCGGGCCCCGAAGGCGGCGTCGACTGAGCTCGGATCAGAGGTTCACGCGCCAGCCGTCGTGGGTCCATCGCAGGATCGCGCGGCCGAGCGGGTCGGGATGGCGCATCGCGATCGCGTGCGTCGCGTCGAAGAGGCGATCCACCTGCGGCAGCGCGCCGATGAGCAACACGCCGCGCGCGGGCGCGGACGCGAGCATCGTCCCGCCGAGCGCCTCTTCGATCACCGGCCACTGCTCGCTCAGCAGCAGGCGATCGCACTCGTGCAGATCACCGACGTCGCGCACGTAGACGCCGGGCGAGCCCGGGAGATCCTCGAACGCATCGGCGGGCGGTAGGCGCGCTCGGAGGTTCGCGAGCGCGACCTCGTGGAGGCGCGCGGGATCACCGAGCCCGAGCGACGCCAGCATCTCGGGCACCGGGAACATCGTCGACGCGGGACGATCCACGCCGTAGACGAGCGCGAGATCGCCCGCGAACGGTCGCGAGATGCAGCCACGCAGCGCGAGCTGCACGAGCTCGCGGGAGCGCAGCGTCGCGATGACGTCCTCCGCGCGCTCGGGTGGCGGCTCGACCGCGTCGGCGATCGTCTGGAGGAACATCGAGATCGTGTGGTCGCGCTCGCGATCGCCGGGGCACGTCGCGAGGTGTGTGCGGAGGCCCTCGAGCCGGATGTGCACCGAGCGCACGCCGATCCGCAGGGTGATCGTGATGACGCTCGTGACCTCGGCGCGCAGGTGCGGCCATCGTCGCTCGATGCGCGATGCGACGTCGCGCGCGAGGGTGTCGTCCACGCGCGTGAGCGTAGCGCGGGGGTTGACGCGCGTCGTGAATTGGTCCAACCAATTGGTCCGACCAATGTCGACGACCATCGACACCACCGCCGACGCCCTGCGCGCTTCGATCCTCCGGGGCGAGCTCGCGCCCGGTTCGCGCCTGCCTCCGGAGCGCGAGCTCGCGGCGCGCATGGGCGTGCACCGCGCGACCCTGCGCACCGCGCTCGCGCGCCTCACCGCGGCCGGCCTCGTCCATGCGCGACAGGGAAGCGGCTACGAGGTCCGCGACTTCCGCACCCACGGCGGCCCCGATCTGCTGCGCGACCTGGTCTCGCTCGCGACCGGGGCGCGCCTCGAGCGCGAGGCCGCCGATCTCCTGCTCGTGCGGCGCCATCTCGCGCGCGGCGTGCTCGAGCGGCTCGCCGAGGGCACGTCGGCGCGTGCTCGCGCGCGCATCGCCGCGGCGGTCGACGCGCTCGAGCTCGCGATCGACGGCGGGGAAGCGCTCGAGGTGATCGCGTCGCGCGACCTCGAGGTGATCGCCGCGATCCTCGAGGCGACCGAGAGCGCGGTGCTGCAGCTCTGCCTGAACCCCGTCGCGTCGATCCTCGCCGGGGCGCCGCGCCTGCGCGACGCGATCTACGTCGACGCGCGCGAGAGCGTGCTCGCGTGGCGGGCGCTGCTCGTCTGGCTCGAGCACCCGCGCCGCGACGCGATCGAGGGAGTCGTCGCCGCGCTCGAGGCGCGCGACGCGCGCACGCTCGCGCGCCTCGGATCACCCCGCCGCAAGAGGAAGACATGACGAACGCGCTTCCACCCTGGTCCGCGCTGATGATCGCGCCGCGCCCGATCGCCGCCGCGCTGGATCGCGTCGCGCGATCGGGGCTCCACTCGCGCACGCCGAACCTCTGGCAGATCCAGCTCGGCGTGCTGCGCATGCAGCATCGCGTGCTCTTCCGGAGCGAGACGATCGGCACCTGCGCGACGCATCCGGTGCGCGCCACGTGGCGCGCGCGCCTGCTCCAGTGGCGCCCGCTGCGCTTCCCGTTCCTCGTGCGGGAGCGCGCGATCGCGCCGCTCGACCACTCGGGCCTCGCGAGCTCGCCCGAGCGCGTGCTGCGTCATCTGCTCGGTGCGCACCACGACGGATGGCAGCTCGTCTACGACCTCGAGCTGCTCGCGGCCGCGCACCCCGGCTGGCTCGAGCGGGTGCGCGATGCGGCGCGCGAGGTGGTCGAGGGGCGCGATCCGCGCGCGCCGTGGCTGCGCGATCTCTGCGTCTTCGAGGGCTATCACGAGCAGCTGCTCGACGCGGTCGAGCGCGCGATCGCGGGAGAGCTCGAGCTCGACGCGGGCACGGCGGACGATCCCGACATCACGTTCCGCGCGTACCTCGCGTGGTGCGCGCGACAGCCCGAGACCCCGAGCGAGACGCTCTCGCTGTGGGCGAGCGGTCGCTACTCGATCGCGCACGGGGTGCACGCATGAAGGTCGAGGACGTCTGGGCGATGGGGCCCGCGGAGTGGCGCGCGCTGCTGCGCGACGGACACCCGATCGATCCCGACGCGCTCGCGGGATGGAGCTATCGCGGCACGAGCCTCGGCATGCCGGCGATCGTCGATCGCGTGACCTGGAAGACCTTCCAGAAGTGCTTCCATCGCGACGACGCGGGCGTGATGCGCGGGTGGAACGTGCGGCTCGTGCAGGACGGCACGACCCAGCGCGGCGCGCCGAGCGAGCCCCAGCGCGATCGCCGCGGCGAGCCGGTGACGTTCGGGCACTTCCGCGTCGTGCCGGCGCGCGATCGCGGCGTGCCCCACGGCTTCGATCGCGGCTTGTTGCTCGACTACGGCGGCCTGAGCGCGCGGGCGATCGGTCCGCTCTCGCGCCTGCGCGATCCGATCGTCGCGCTGCGCGCGGGCGACGCGGATCTGCTGCTCGGCTGGTCGTACCTCGCGGCCCTCGGGCGCACCATCGACACGCCGAGCTTCTTCACGCTCGAGCGCGAGGCGCGCACCGCGCACGTGCCGCTCACTTGTACTCGATGAGACGCACGCGCTCGCCGCGCAGGCGCGCGCGATGGAACTGCAGCACGCCCTGCAGCTCCGCGAACTTCGCGATCGTGATCGCCACTGCGTACGTCGCGGCATCGCGACGATGTCGCCCGCGCCGGCGCGTCGCGCGATAGGCGCGCCACGCCGAGATCGGATATCCGCCGAGCAGCGCGAGGCTCGCGCCGAACGTGGGCACCGCGAGCCCGGCCGCGGCCGCGGGGACGATCGCGCCCCAGAGCCAGATGCGATTCTCCGCGCTGCGCGCGCGCGCACCGCGCACCCGAGCGCGACGAGACGCGTGCTCCGCCGACGCGTGCCCCGATCGCACGCATCGCTTCCACCACTGCGACGCGCGGGTCATCGCCGCGTCGTGCAGCGTCATCTCCGCGTCGACGCGCTCGATCCGCCACCCGAGATCGCGCATCCGCGCGCAGAGGTCGGGCTCCTCGCCCGCGATGAGCGTCGCGTCGAACCCACCGGCCGCGCGGAACGCGTCGAGGCGCATCATCGAGTCGCCGCCGCACGCCGCCGCGTCGCCGATCGGCGTGTCCCACTCGACGTCGGTGATGCGGTTCCACACGCTCGCGTCGGGCCTGCGCTCGCGACGCCGCCCGCACACCGCGGCGAGCTCGGGATCCGCATCGAGCCGCGCGCGCGCGGTCTCGAGCCAGCCCGGCATCACCTCGCAGTCGCCGTCGACGAATTGCACGTAGCGCAGCGCGGGCGCGATCTCGAGCAGTCGCTCGACGCCTGCGTTGCGCGCGCGTGCCGCGGTGAACGGCACCGAGCCGTCGAGCTCGACGACCTCGATCCCACGCGCCCGCGCCGCCGCGACGCTGCCGTCGGTCGAGCCCGAGTCGACGTAGACGACGCGTGTCCCGTCACCCGGCGCGAGCAGCGCGGACAGGGAGTCGAAGCAGCGGACGAGACGCACGCCCTCGTTGCGCCCGATCAGGACGCACCCGACCTCGGCGAGACCACCCATGCTCGAGAGATGTAGGCACCTGCGCGGTCACGACGAGAAGAGCCCGGTCCGGGGAATTCCCCGGCCGGGCTCGTTCGAGTGCGCCTATCGAGCGAATCAGCGCATGCGCCAGACGAGGTCGACCGAGCCCGCGAGGAACTGATCCGCCGCGCCGCCCGCGATGTACGTGTCGCCGGGCTCGGGGTTCATCGAGAACCAGTAGCGGGTCATCTCGAAGCCGGCGCGCACGCCGACGCCGATGTCGCTCTCCCAGCCGAGGTGCGCCGAGAGGTCCATGCCGGTGCCCGAGTTGCGCGGGAACCACGTCCCGAGCGCGCCGGTCCCGGTGAGCACGCGCCATCCGAACGACGCCTCGGTGTAGATGCCCGCGCCGACGTCGAGGCGCGCACGCACCGCGGGACGCACGAACTGGTACTCGACGTTCGGCAGCGCCGCGGTGTTGCCGCCGCTCGACGCGCCGAGCGTGAAGGTGTGGATGCCGCCGCCGAGGCCGATGCCGAGCTCGAGCGGCGCGAGCGGGATGCGCAGATCCGCGCCGCCGCGGATGTCGATCGAGTCGGTCGGGTACGTCGTGCCGTCGCGCTGGCGCGACTGGATGCCGAGCGCGCCGCCGAGGTAGAGCTCGACGCCGATGTTCGCGAGGAAGTCCTGGGTGAAGTGCGCGCCCGGGTACCACCGCGCCTGCGCCCGGAGCGTCCACCCGATCGGGAGCTGGTAGGGACGCAGCGTCAGGAAGATGTCGTCGTTGTACGAGTAGTCGCGCGAGAAGCCCGACGCGCCGATCGCCACCCAGAGCGGCGAGAGCTGCGGCCCGCTCGCGTTGCCGCGGCTCGAGCTCGACTCGCTCTCTTCCTCGCCGTCGTCCGCGTCACCACCGCGGCGCGAGAGCGCCGGCGGCGCCTCGTCCTCGATGTCGCTCATGTCGCGCGACGACGCGCGCGACGACGATCCGCCCGACGACGCGCGCCCGGGCACGTTGCCCTGCGACATCGAGAAGCCGATGCGATCGAAGAGCTGGCTGCGCACCTGCGAGCGGAGGCGGCCCGCGCCGCGCCCCGAGAACGTCTCTTCCGCGAGCTGCGCGCCGCTCGACGCGTCGCTCACGGTCACGCGCAGCTGGAAGCGCCGGCCGCGCCGCGTCACGCGCCCTTCGACGATCGCGCGCGCGCCGATCTCGCCGGCGACCTCGGGCGACGCTGGATCCGCGCCCAGGCGCGTCGCCGCGCGCTGCACCTCGGAGCTGCTCGCGACGTCCCAGCCGCCGCCCTCGAGCGAGCGCACCACCTCGGTGCGCGCCGCGTCGGCGCCGGGGCCGGAGAAGTCGAGCACGATCGCGCGGCGGTCCTGCGCCTCGCTCGTGCTCGGAGAGAGCGAGCCCACCAGCGCCGCGAGCGCGGCGGCGAGCCCGATCGTGGTGGAGACATGGGTCAGCGCGTTCCGCATGGGTCGTCCCTTCGTCCTCGGCGTCGTCGTCTTCGTCCCGGTCACGTTCTCGATGGCGATCGCGGAGGTCACGGGCTGAGGCCCGCGATCCACGTGCGAACCGCCGCCAGCTGCTCGTCGCTCAGCGAGCCGCGGAGGAGCGGCATGCGCCCACCGCACTCGGGCGTCGCCGACTCCATCTTCTCGAGGAGGTACGACGCGTCGGGATCGCCCGGCACCACGAGGATGCGATCGGCGCAGCCCGTCGCGGCGATGTTCACGACGCGATCGCGCGCCCCGGCGCTCACGAGGTCGAGCCCGAGCGCGGGCGACGACGCGCCGTGGCAGCCGCTGCCCGCGCAGTTCTCGGCGAGCACGTCGGCCCAGTTCAGGCCACCGCCGCCGCCGGCGTCGGCTCCGGGCGTGCCCGAGTCCTCGTCGGTCGGCGGAGCGCCTCCGTCCTGGCCTCCGCCGCCGCCGCCCGCGTCGGTGCCGCCGAGCCCGAAGCGCTCGGGGTTCTGGAGGTCACCGGCGCATGCCGTGAGCATCGCGGGCGCGATCATGATCGTGGCGAGCGCGACGATCCTCGTCAGGGCGGTGCCAGCCATCCGAGCTCCTTCCTCTTCCTCCGCGCGTCCTGCGCAGCGGCCGCGGCCCAGTGCAGGCGGCGTACCGCTCACGATCCCAGCGGAATGTGCGCAGAATCGCGAAACGGGAGCCGTGGGTGCTCCGATCGGCGGAGCCATCGGTGCTCTCCGCGGGGATCGCAGACCCCGTCGTGCTCCACGCGAGTCCCCGCGCGCGCACGGGGGGCGCGCCTAGGCGGGATTGACGTGGACGACCACGCGCGCGACGTCGTCCTCGCGGGCGAGCCGCGCCTGGACCGCGTGCGCGATGTCGTGGGCCGCGTGGAGCGTCATCTCCCGAGGCACCGCGATCTCGACGTAGAGGTGCAGCGACGCGCCCGACCACGTCGCGAGCAGCTCGTCGATCGCGCGCACGCCCTCGACGCTCGCCGCGATCCGCGAGAGCTCGCGCTGGCGGTCCGCGGGCGCAGCTGCGCCCATGACCAGCCCGACGTTCTCGCGCGCGAGGCGCACCCCCGCGAACCCCACGTAGATCGCGATCACGATCGCGAGCACCGAGTCGACGCTCGGCATCTGCCAGCGCGCCAGGGCGTACCCGATCAGCGCGACCGAGCCGACCAGGACGTCGTTGCGGGCGTCGACCCGCAGCGCGTCGAGCGCGGGGTTGGCCCGGCGGGCGAGGGCGCGCGAGGCGAGCATCGAGATCGCGCCCTTGAACACGACCTTCGTGAGAAAGGCGACCGCCACCGGCCAGTCGAGCTCGGCCTCCGCCCCGGTCGCGAGCGCGACCACCGCCGTCCGCAGCACCTCGACCGAGAGCACCCCCGCGAGCACCGCGACCACGAGCGCCGCGAGCGGCTCGGCGCGCCCGTGACCGAGCGGGTGATCGTCGTCGGCGGGCTGCGCGGCCTGGCGCACCGCCCACACCAGCGCGGCCCCCGCGAGCATGTCCGAGATCGAGTCCGCGGCCTGCGCGAGGGCGAGCTGGCTGCCGAACGCGAAGTGCACGACCAGCAGCGCGATCGACATCGCGAAGCTGCCGGCGATGCTCGCGTAGGTGAGCGCTGCGACGCTGGGATCCCGGCCGGACGACACGGCGGGCGAGTCTGTGCGCACGGCGTCGTCCCGTCGATCGATGACCACGTCTCTTTCTTGGGCGCCGAGGGCCGAGCCGGTAGACTCGCCTACATCCAACCACACGGCTCCGCGCGGGCCGATAGGAGCATGATGCGCATCGTCGAACGCCGGATCCGCCGCAGCGAGCAGCGCGAGCTCGCGCTTCGTTACCAGATCGATCACGCGCGCGACCAGGCGCGGCTCGAGGCGCTGGTGCTCGCGGACGAAGCGGGCATCGCGCTCGCGGAGTCGGGGGATCGCGCGGTGTGCGAGGAGCTCGCGGCGATCGCGCCGCTGCTCGGTCGGACGATCTCGATGCCGATGCCGCCGCTGCTCCGCGGGGCCGACGTCGCGGTGCGCACGATGCGCGTGCACGGCCAGCCGCTCTACCTCGCGTCGATCGGCGGGACCGTCGCGCGCGATGCGCTCCTCGCGACGTCGCTCCGCGGCGTCGAGCGCATCCTCGCCGCGAATTGATGGACGCGCGGAAGGAGATCTCGGGCTTTCGTGGGTGAAGGAGCGAGCGTGGCGCGCCGAGAGCGGGTCTTCTATGCTGCGCGCCCCGTGCGCTTCCTTCGCTCCGTGATCCTCGCGCTCGTCGCGGCCCAAGCCGCCGCGTGCGCCCCGCAGATCGGCGACTCGTGCTCGAGCGCCAGCAACTGCTCGATCAACGGCGATCGCCTGTGCGACATCGCGCAGCCCGGCGGGTACTGCACGGTCTTCGACTGCGAGCCCGATCGCTGCCCCGACGACTCGGTGTGCGTGCGCTTCAACCCGCAGCCGGCGCGCCGCGCGATCGTCGCGTGCATGCGTCGGTGCGGGAGCAGCGGGGACTGCCGCGAGGACGACGGCTACCGCTGCGTGTCGGCGGAGGATCTCGCGGAGATGGAGCTCGAGGTCGAGGTCCGCGACACCGACGTCCAGCGCTTCTGCGTGGCCGTCGACGCGGAGTGAGACTGCTCGCGAGCGGGCCGGGTCGAGAGGGGAGGCGCGCAGCCTCCCCCGGAATGCTCAGCGCACCGCGGCGCCGCTGAGATCGAGCAGACGATCGATCTCGCACGACCCGCGGTGTCGATAGGGCCGACCCGGGCAGAACATGCTCGCGCGGAAGTCCTGGCCCTCGCAGTCGCAGAACACCTGGGTGTCCCGCACGCAGGCGCGCTCGGGGCGACCGCACGTCCACTCCATACCGCATCCCGCGGGTCCCTGACACACCTGGTTCCCCGGACAGTCGCGGTTGGTGCGGCAGGAGCGCTCGCCGCGGCGCGGCGCGGGCTCCTCGGGGATCGACATCGCGACGCTCGTCGCTGCGCCGGCATCGCGCTCCCGGCTCGCGATCGGCGCTCCGGCATCGCGCTCTCGGCTCGCGATCGCCACGCCCGCGTCGCGCTCCCGGGTCGCGATCGGCGCACCGGCGTCGGGCTCCTCGGCGCGCGCGATCGCCTCGCGACAAGCGCCGCGGTGCACGAACGGACGCCCCGGGCACGTCGAGCTCGCGTGGAACGTCTGCCCGTCGCACCCGCAGAACGCCGCGCGATCGCGGGTGCATCCGCGCGCCCGCACGCACGTCCAGTCGGTGCTGCACCCCGCGATGCCGAAGCACGTGAGCCCGCGCCCGCACTGCGAGCTCGACTCGCAGGTGCGGTCCTGCGTCGTCGGCGGCTCGTCGTAGTCGTGGATGCCGAGCTCGGTGCCCGCGGCGATCAGCTCGCCCATCGCCTCGCAGGGCCCGACGTGCGCGTAGGGCTTCCCCGGACATCCGCCGCGCGCGTAGAACGTCGCGCCGTCGCAGTCGCAGTACGCGACGTTCTCGTCCATGCACTCGCGCGCCTCGCCGCACGCCCAGTCGCTCGTGCATCCCGGCGCGCCGCGGCACTGCATGCCCGCGCCGCACGAGTCGCTGCGCATGCACGCCGGGCCCTCGGGCGCCCGATCGTCCTCCGGCACCGCGAGCCCCGGCTCCTCGACCGGCGCCTCGGCGACCGGTGTGCCCGCGTCCATGCGCTCCTCGCGTGGACGCTCGGGCGGCGGCCGCTCGGGGCCCGAGCACGCAGACGCGATCAGCAGCGCGATCGAGAGCGGGAGCGTGAGCCGGCGCATGACGTTCGCAGCACGGAGCCATACACGAGGTGCGCGCGCGATGGAACCCCGCGATGGTTGGCGCTAGGCTCGCCGGCCTCATGCCTGGCTCGCTGCGAGACGTCGTCGACTCCCACCGCGTCGTCGTGTGCGTCGGGTCCGGAGGCGTCGGCAAGACCACGACCGCGGCGTCGCTCGCGCTGCACGCCGCGATGCGCGGGCGCCGCGTGCTCTGCCTGACGATCGACCCCGCGAAGCGCCTCGCGAACAGCCTCGGCCTGAACGAGATGACGACCGAGGAGCAGGTCGTCCCGAAGGCGCTCTTCGACGCGCAGGGCCTCGCGATGCGTGGTGCGCTGAGCGCGATGATGCTCGACACCAAGCGCACGTTCGACGAGCTGGTGCGCCGCACCGCGTCGAGCCCCGAGCGCGCCGAGCGCATCCTCGGCAACAAGCTCTACCAGTACATCTCCACGTCGCTCGCGGGCACGCAGGAGTACATGGCGATGGAGAAGCTCCACGCCGTGAAGAACGACCCGCGCTACGACCTGATCGTCCTCGACACGCCGCCGACCTCGAACGCGCTCGACTTCCTCGATGCGCCCGAGCGGCTCGCGGGGCTCGTCGACTCGCCGGCGATGCGCTGGTTCGTCCAGGCGTTCGAGGGCGCGGGCAAGCTCTCGCTGAACCTCGTCGGCAAGGGCGCGGCGTTCCTCCTGCGCGGGCTCTCGAAGTTCACGGGCACCGGGTTCCTCGAGGAGGTCGCGGCGTTCATCACCGACTTCAACGATCTCTTCGGCGGCTTCCGGGCGCGCGCGCAGGAGGTCGCGAGCGACTTCCGCTCGGCCGAGGTCGCGTTCGTGATCGTGACGAGCCCCGCGCCGCTCGCGATCGAAGAGGCGATCTACTTCGGCGAGCGCCTCGCCGAGGCGGGCATGCGTCGCGACGCGTTCGTGATCAACCAGGTGCACCAGCTGATCGCGGAGCCGAGCGCGCCGACGTCGCAGCTCGAGGCCGAGGCGAGGGCGCACCTCCCGGAGGGCGTCGACGCGGCGAAGATGGTCGCGCGCATGCG is a window encoding:
- a CDS encoding HAD-IG family 5'-nucleotidase, yielding MSDALSALERAELPPSPRRVFCNRTLNFRGIEAIGFDMDYTLVHYHVHVWEQRAYEHLKRRLVARGFPIDHLEFDPDIAALGLILDVPRGNLVKANRFGYVKRAAHGTRIMSFEDQRAAYERTVVDLADQRWMFLNTLFSLSEACMFAQLVDLLDEGKLHVQRLSSPGVDPADPAGEGVMSYLQLYEVVRRSLDATHMEGELKAEIIAAPEQYVQLDEELPLALKDLRAAGKKLVIITNSEWHYTQAMMRYAFDRYMPEGQTWRDLFDLVIVAARKPAFFTERMPAFEVLDEAGRLFPVQGKLQLGKAYLGGNARLVESSLGIPGESLLFVGDHIFADVNVSKSVNRWRTCLVLRDLEGELAALESFKPVQRELSARMHDKELLEHRYSQLRLVLQRLEQGYGPVPEGVTIGALRARMRELRAELVALDERIGPLARQSGELVSSRWGLLLRTGNDKSHLARQIERHADVYTSRVSNFLYSTPFVYLRSPRGSLPHDSGPEGGVD
- a CDS encoding FadR/GntR family transcriptional regulator, with the protein product MSTTIDTTADALRASILRGELAPGSRLPPERELAARMGVHRATLRTALARLTAAGLVHARQGSGYEVRDFRTHGGPDLLRDLVSLATGARLEREAADLLLVRRHLARGVLERLAEGTSARARARIAAAVDALELAIDGGEALEVIASRDLEVIAAILEATESAVLQLCLNPVASILAGAPRLRDAIYVDARESVLAWRALLVWLEHPRRDAIEGVVAALEARDARTLARLGSPRRKRKT
- a CDS encoding glycosyltransferase family 2 protein, encoding MGGLAEVGCVLIGRNEGVRLVRCFDSLSALLAPGDGTRVVYVDSGSTDGSVAAARARGIEVVELDGSVPFTAARARNAGVERLLEIAPALRYVQFVDGDCEVMPGWLETARARLDADPELAAVCGRRRERRPDASVWNRITDVEWDTPIGDAAACGGDSMMRLDAFRAAGGFDATLIAGEEPDLCARMRDLGWRIERVDAEMTLHDAAMTRASQWWKRCVRSGHASAEHASRRARVRGARARSAENRIWLWGAIVPAAAAGLAVPTFGASLALLGGYPISAWRAYRATRRRGRHRRDAATYAVAITIAKFAELQGVLQFHRARLRGERVRLIEYK
- a CDS encoding cation diffusion facilitator family transporter; translation: MSSGRDPSVAALTYASIAGSFAMSIALLVVHFAFGSQLALAQAADSISDMLAGAALVWAVRQAAQPADDDHPLGHGRAEPLAALVVAVLAGVLSVEVLRTAVVALATGAEAELDWPVAVAFLTKVVFKGAISMLASRALARRANPALDALRVDARNDVLVGSVALIGYALARWQMPSVDSVLAIVIAIYVGFAGVRLARENVGLVMGAAAPADRQRELSRIAASVEGVRAIDELLATWSGASLHLYVEIAVPREMTLHAAHDIAHAVQARLAREDDVARVVVHVNPA
- a CDS encoding ArsA family ATPase, translating into MPGSLRDVVDSHRVVVCVGSGGVGKTTTAASLALHAAMRGRRVLCLTIDPAKRLANSLGLNEMTTEEQVVPKALFDAQGLAMRGALSAMMLDTKRTFDELVRRTASSPERAERILGNKLYQYISTSLAGTQEYMAMEKLHAVKNDPRYDLIVLDTPPTSNALDFLDAPERLAGLVDSPAMRWFVQAFEGAGKLSLNLVGKGAAFLLRGLSKFTGTGFLEEVAAFITDFNDLFGGFRARAQEVASDFRSAEVAFVIVTSPAPLAIEEAIYFGERLAEAGMRRDAFVINQVHQLIAEPSAPTSQLEAEARAHLPEGVDAAKMVARMRRALDDARLRAVADRLEADRLKNRSGKDALYVEVPVLEHDVHDLGSLARVASYLVGERQNEVVTH